The following coding sequences are from one Paucidesulfovibrio gracilis DSM 16080 window:
- a CDS encoding inovirus Gp2 family protein, with translation MYCISAQRHTTTTEAVLTPSSTQQPRYRLTLGPKVIVGADLTKKNIIKKQKATGQTQPRKTRKPAMPCFSRRSRNNLIKLLNGLSEMPDFLLTLSYPDGVSTDPKVWKADLDRLNRRLKYQFPESWWIWRIEPMGKTGKPHYHLVGSTGQRIDALDLWRWLQKRWCKIVRLDPKKDEFATDVKEVQNDSGKLERYICKEETGPYKEYLEGWTNLTNRWGKMNAAKIPLAPLYDYELGQETLDDIKDMVLLSVQRQIDALEERLAAMTSTTPHKDRIAIKNAIKGKKAYMYRIRFTGDFFSILDPEHMKLIKMFLDDRKENGLL, from the coding sequence ATGTACTGTATATCGGCACAACGCCATACAACCACCACAGAGGCAGTTTTGACTCCATCCTCTACACAGCAACCGAGATACCGGCTCACTCTTGGCCCCAAGGTCATCGTCGGCGCAGACCTCACCAAGAAGAACATCATCAAAAAGCAGAAGGCGACAGGGCAGACGCAACCACGCAAGACCAGAAAACCGGCCATGCCCTGCTTCTCACGCCGCAGCAGAAACAACCTGATCAAACTGCTCAACGGCCTTTCCGAAATGCCCGACTTCCTGCTGACCTTGAGCTACCCGGACGGGGTGAGCACCGATCCCAAGGTCTGGAAGGCGGACCTCGACCGTCTGAACCGCAGGCTCAAATACCAGTTCCCGGAATCGTGGTGGATATGGCGGATCGAGCCGATGGGGAAAACCGGAAAGCCCCACTATCACCTCGTGGGCTCCACCGGGCAACGGATCGACGCCCTCGACCTATGGAGATGGCTGCAAAAGCGGTGGTGCAAAATCGTTCGCTTGGACCCGAAGAAGGACGAATTCGCAACCGATGTGAAGGAAGTACAGAACGACTCGGGCAAGCTGGAACGGTATATCTGCAAGGAAGAGACTGGACCATACAAGGAGTATCTGGAGGGCTGGACGAACCTCACGAACCGGTGGGGCAAGATGAACGCGGCCAAAATCCCGCTTGCGCCCCTCTACGACTACGAACTCGGGCAGGAGACTCTGGACGACATCAAGGACATGGTGCTCCTCAGCGTCCAACGGCAGATCGACGCGCTGGAGGAACGCCTTGCGGCCATGACGAGCACCACCCCCCACAAGGACCGAATCGCCATCAAAAACGCAATCAAGGGCAAGAAGGCTTACATGTACCGCATCCGGTTCACGGGCGACTTCTTCTCCATCCTCGACCCCGAGCACATGAAGCTGATCAAGATGTTCCTCGACGACAGAAAGGAGAACGGACTCCTCTGA
- a CDS encoding recombinase family protein, producing the protein MPIENTPTRHNIFAYCRVSTLDQNPTMQVDAIKARYPEAIIREEKASATSRDGRPVLELLMQMIGQGDKLVVWKLDRLARNMLDLLKLVEELEAKGASLEVLDQQIDTSTASGKAFLQMLGVFAEFETNLRKERQLAGIAKAKEAGKYKGRPETIDKDEIRRMLSEGSSHAAIAKKLGCSPKTVQRVRKEMAR; encoded by the coding sequence ATGCCGATCGAAAACACCCCCACCCGCCACAACATCTTCGCCTACTGCCGCGTCTCGACCCTCGACCAGAACCCGACCATGCAGGTGGACGCCATCAAGGCCCGCTACCCGGAGGCCATCATCCGAGAGGAGAAGGCGAGCGCGACCAGCAGGGACGGAAGGCCCGTGCTTGAGTTGCTCATGCAGATGATCGGGCAAGGGGACAAACTGGTGGTCTGGAAGCTCGACCGCCTCGCCCGGAACATGCTCGACCTGCTCAAACTGGTTGAGGAACTGGAGGCCAAGGGGGCATCGCTGGAAGTCTTGGACCAGCAGATCGACACGTCCACTGCCAGCGGGAAGGCGTTCCTCCAAATGCTCGGAGTGTTCGCCGAATTCGAGACCAATCTGCGCAAGGAGCGGCAATTGGCCGGGATCGCCAAGGCCAAAGAGGCGGGAAAGTACAAGGGCCGACCAGAGACCATCGACAAGGACGAAATCCGTCGAATGCTGTCCGAGGGCTCCAGCCATGCGGCCATCGCCAAAAAGCTTGGATGCTCTCCCAAGACGGTTCAGCGGGTACGCAAGGAAATGGCAAGGTAG
- a CDS encoding HNH endonuclease has protein sequence MARRSSIGDPEALRSSLVELLTDFEGHLKHSDLREQVRELIPANHLLRDLGSSLLRDETAKAARERILRYLLKYVGVVIEGEELMVIGGISEYARRIRELRVEHGWKIITGYTVKDMKADDENGVAEELDPMKPDDYMLLTDKQDRDAAYRWNVAKTIRNEKELSVRDKILKYFRKNVGKEVSGEELRYVAKDKSEWARRTRELRTEYGWPIATQNTGRPDLPVSMYVLLEDRQAPEHDRVIKDAVRREVYMRDKHTCRDCGWNHGLWNPSDARHLEAHHVQHHADGGENTVENLVTLCNICHDVRHRKGENG, from the coding sequence ATGGCAAGACGATCCTCCATCGGCGATCCCGAAGCCCTGCGCTCCTCTCTGGTCGAACTGCTGACCGATTTCGAAGGTCATCTCAAGCACAGTGATCTCCGGGAGCAGGTGCGGGAACTCATCCCGGCCAATCACTTGCTTCGCGACCTCGGAAGCTCCCTCCTGCGCGACGAGACGGCCAAGGCGGCCCGCGAACGCATCCTTCGCTACCTGCTCAAATACGTCGGCGTGGTCATCGAAGGCGAGGAACTCATGGTCATTGGTGGGATCAGCGAGTATGCCCGACGCATCCGCGAGCTTCGTGTCGAACACGGTTGGAAGATCATCACCGGATACACGGTCAAGGATATGAAGGCCGACGACGAGAACGGGGTAGCCGAAGAGCTCGATCCCATGAAGCCGGACGACTACATGCTCCTCACCGACAAGCAGGACCGTGATGCAGCCTACCGCTGGAACGTGGCCAAGACGATCCGCAATGAAAAAGAACTGTCGGTCCGCGACAAGATTCTCAAATACTTCCGGAAGAATGTCGGCAAGGAGGTCTCGGGCGAAGAGCTCCGGTACGTGGCCAAGGACAAGAGTGAATGGGCACGGCGTACCCGTGAGCTACGGACCGAATACGGCTGGCCCATCGCGACCCAGAACACCGGCCGTCCCGACCTTCCCGTGAGCATGTACGTACTCCTCGAGGACAGGCAGGCTCCCGAACACGACCGCGTCATCAAGGATGCCGTGCGCCGGGAGGTGTACATGCGGGACAAGCACACCTGCCGGGATTGTGGTTGGAATCATGGCCTGTGGAACCCATCGGACGCCAGACACCTCGAAGCGCATCATGTGCAGCATCATGCGGACGGCGGCGAGAATACGGTGGAGAATCTGGTCACCCTCTGCAATATTTGCCACGATGTGCGGCACAGGAAGGGAGAGAACGGCTAG
- a CDS encoding very short patch repair endonuclease — translation MKSNTPLQRSRIMSRIRGKDTKPEIRVRRLLHALGYRFRLHRRDLPGTPDIVLPRWKSVIFVHGCFWHVHPGCKRATKPKTNVEFWEKKLKGNVARDAKTIEQLRELGYRCLVVWECETKNLDVLAERLTAFLPR, via the coding sequence GTGAAATCAAACACCCCCTTGCAACGGAGCCGCATCATGTCTCGCATCAGGGGCAAGGACACCAAGCCCGAGATTCGTGTCCGTCGGCTCCTCCACGCTCTCGGTTACCGCTTCCGACTGCACCGCAGAGACCTCCCCGGCACTCCCGACATAGTTCTTCCCCGCTGGAAGTCCGTGATCTTCGTCCACGGCTGTTTCTGGCACGTCCATCCGGGTTGCAAGCGGGCCACCAAGCCCAAGACCAACGTCGAGTTCTGGGAGAAGAAGCTCAAGGGCAACGTGGCCCGCGATGCCAAGACCATTGAACAACTCCGGGAGCTTGGGTACAGGTGTCTGGTGGTCTGGGAATGTGAAACCAAGAACCTCGACGTGCTGGCGGAGCGGCTGACGGCCTTTCTGCCGCGATAA